The Vibrio cyclitrophicus sequence TACTGATCCTATTTACCGTAGTTTTCGATCAGGGGATGTTCGACATTCTCAAGCATGTACGAAAAAATCTGAAGAAAAACTAGGTTATACCAATAAAATTGATATCAAAGAAGGGATGGGTAAAGCAGTAAAATATTATTATGATAAAAACTGAATTGATAAAAGTTGTTAGTACTGTATTTTATAAGTTCGGTATTACAATTTTTAATGCCGCTACATTAGCTTTGATATCTTGGTTTTATGGTAGTGAGGGCGTGGCTTTTTTTGCATTAGTAAGAACGGTCCCTTTAATATTTACGATATTAACTGATCTAGGTTTATCACACTCATATTCGTATATGATAAACTCTAGAAAATGTAATGTTAGTACGGTTATTAGTTCACAAGTTGTGCTATTTCTAATGTTGTCATTATTACAGATTACGCTGTGGTACTTAATGACATTAGGAATGTTCGACATGATCTCAGTCCCGATAGATATATATAATAGCCCTCATTTAATGTTACTTCCTCCTCTGATGGTAGCTAGTTTTCATTTTGTAAATATTAGTCGGGCTATGGGGGAATTAAAACAAGCTAATAATTCTTTGATACTTATTGAACTTCTAATATTTTCTACGGTTGGCTTTTTAGTTTTCTTTGATAAAGATATAAAGCTTTTAAACGAATGTGTTACGTTATCCTATATATGTACAATATCTTATTATACTATCAAAAATTTCTCGAGGTTTAAGGGAGTAATTAAATTCAAAATATCTAAGCCAGAAATTAAAGAGATAATATCATTTGGAGTAAAAAGTCAATTGGGGAATGGATGCCAAATATTAAATTATCGCTTTGACCAAATAATAGTAAACCATTTTTTAGGAAGTGAACTTCTTGGTGTTTATGTTATTGCGGTTAAGTTTGCGGAAATTTTCAGAGTAATTAATACTTCTATAATTTTTGTTTTTGAGCCTTTCTTGTCAAAAATTGATAAGAAAGATAGCCATCAAATTATTATTAAAAATTCACTTATAGTTTTTATAGCTAACTTTTTGATAATATTTCTGTCT is a genomic window containing:
- a CDS encoding oligosaccharide flippase family protein, coding for MIKTELIKVVSTVFYKFGITIFNAATLALISWFYGSEGVAFFALVRTVPLIFTILTDLGLSHSYSYMINSRKCNVSTVISSQVVLFLMLSLLQITLWYLMTLGMFDMISVPIDIYNSPHLMLLPPLMVASFHFVNISRAMGELKQANNSLILIELLIFSTVGFLVFFDKDIKLLNECVTLSYICTISYYTIKNFSRFKGVIKFKISKPEIKEIISFGVKSQLGNGCQILNYRFDQIIVNHFLGSELLGVYVIAVKFAEIFRVINTSIIFVFEPFLSKIDKKDSHQIIIKNSLIVFIANFLIIFLSSLVVPYIIPVVFDDWALSALPSFYIIVLGLVVSGGNALTIAYFLGNGHPQYVTSSIGGGFLCNIILNLILTPYYGLIGASISSASSYLISTIVLWTLFIYKGKSNG